In the genome of Corythoichthys intestinalis isolate RoL2023-P3 chromosome 19, ASM3026506v1, whole genome shotgun sequence, one region contains:
- the gja10b gene encoding gap junction protein alpha 10 b — protein sequence MGDWNLLGSILEEVHSHSTIVGKIWLTILFVFRMLVLGVAAEDVWDDEQSEFVCNTEQPGCKNVCYDQAFPISLIRYWVLQIIFVSSPSLVYMGHALYHLRTLEKERHRKKAFLKAELEVTDPVLEQKQIERELRKLDEQKKVRKAPLQGSLLRTYVLHILMRSALEVCFIIGQCALYGIGLSPLFKCERLPCPNSVDCFVSRPTEKNIFMVFMLVISGVSLFLNLLEIFHLGLKKIKQSLHGYICGDSDSVCTSNKNLVQHVCLFPDSSPHRPMQLPPMACSVISGTREETRPQANIDGLQHLRAMERQNAVDTGPQSLSSDDLNAPHHSGSQLAMVGHVDNRGAQSASQRKQSVFKELSGISDCPGCDRLSAVRKNSSMGRRMSEGSPSASLFSTNGMSNKPQNFNKEESPVMTPPPPASGRRMSMSMILELSSIMKK from the coding sequence ATGGGGGATTGGAACTTGTTGGGCAGCATTTTAGAGGAAGTCCATAGTCACTCCACCATCGTGGGGAAGATCTGGCTCACCATCCTCTTTGTTTTCCGTATGCTTGTACTTGGTGTCGCAGCAGAGGATGTCTGGGACGATGAACAGAGTGAGTTTGTTTGCAACACGGAGCAACCGGGGTGCAAGAACGTGTGCTACGACCAGGCTTTCCCCATCTCTCTAATCCGTTATTGGGTACTTCAGATCATATTTGTTTCCTCCCCATCTTTAGTCTACATGGGTCATGCATTGTACCATTTGAGAACTCTTGAAAAGGAGAGGCACAGGAAAAAAGCCTTTCTGAAAGCTGAACTGGAGGTGACGGACCCTGTTCTCGAGCAAAAGCAAATCGAGCGGGAGCTCCGAAAACTAGACGAACAGAAGAAAGTGAGGAAAGCCCCGCTTCAAGGTTCTCTTTTGCGAACGTATGTCTTGCATATCTTGATGAGATCCGCATTGGAAGTGTGTTTTATCATCGGTCAGTGTGCGCTATATGGCATTGGGCTGTCTCCTCTTTTCAAATGTGAGAGATTGCCTTGCCCCAACAGCGTGGATTGTTTCGTGTCACGACCAACTGAGAAAAACATCTTCATGGTTTTCATGCTAGTTATATCTGGAGTTTCCTTATTCCTCAACCTCCTTGAGATCTTCCATCTTGGGCTGaagaaaatcaaacaaagttTGCACGGTTACATATGCGGAGACAGCGATAGTGTGTGCacgtcaaacaaaaacttggtgcAGCATGTTTGCTTATTCCCAGATTCCTCCCCTCACAGACCGATGCAACTTCCTCCGATGGCCTGCTCAGTTATTTCGGGCACTCGCGAAGAAACGCGGCCGCAAGCCAACATTGACGGTCTGCAGCATCTGAGAGCTATGGAGAGGCAAAACGCTGTGGACACTGGGCCGCAATCGCTCTCCAGTGACGATTTAAATGCACCGCATCACTCTGGATCACAACTCGCAATGGTCGGCCATGTGGACAACCGTGGAGCCCAGAGCGCTTCACAGAGAAAGCAAAGTGTCTTCAAAGAACTGAGTGGCATAAGTGATTGTCCCGGATGCGACCGTCTCTCTGCAGTCCGTAAAAATAGTTCCATGGGCCGAAGAATGTCTGAGGGAAGTCCATCGGCCAGTCTATTTTCTACGAATGGAATGAGTAATAAGCCCCAGAACTTCAACAAAGAAGAGAGTCCTGTAATGACTCCACCACCTCCAGCTAGTGGGAGGAGAATGTCCATG